A stretch of the Streptomyces ortus genome encodes the following:
- a CDS encoding glycosyltransferase family 39 protein — protein MTDLETPAAPPRPGPSWRRAAPALLGYAAVRALGLVVLAVWSAARDESWLRLLSSRWDSLWYTRVAELGYGYEVRLPNGDVHSNLAFFPLLPWLERAVSALLPLSPAHAGLLVSWTASLAAAWGIFAVADQVYGRRAGVCAVLVWAVLPIGIVQSMAYSESLFTALAAWSLYAVLTGRWLTAGLLASLAGLTRPVGAAVVAAVWVTAIASFVRERSVPAEDGASRWRRALSMLVAPLGAAGYVLWVGRRTGGGPLGYLDVQAGWRNGFDGGYAFARFVADKFTSFPSALAGLALIAGVGLLVRLYVVCVRQRQPLPLLVYAGVVAALALCASSYFGSKPRLLLPAFPLLLPLALALARLRTSRSAWVLGAVAVVSAAYGAWWLNGSGPP, from the coding sequence GTGACCGATCTTGAGACGCCTGCCGCGCCGCCCCGTCCGGGGCCGTCCTGGCGCCGCGCCGCGCCCGCCCTCCTTGGGTACGCGGCGGTGCGCGCGCTGGGCCTGGTGGTGCTCGCGGTGTGGAGCGCCGCCCGGGACGAGAGCTGGCTGCGGCTGCTCTCGTCCCGCTGGGACTCCCTCTGGTACACGAGGGTCGCCGAGCTCGGTTACGGCTACGAGGTGCGCCTGCCCAACGGCGACGTGCACTCGAACCTGGCCTTCTTCCCGCTGCTGCCCTGGCTGGAGCGGGCGGTGTCGGCGCTCTTGCCGCTCTCCCCCGCACACGCGGGCCTGCTGGTGAGCTGGACCGCCTCGCTCGCGGCGGCCTGGGGGATCTTCGCGGTCGCGGACCAGGTGTACGGCCGCCGGGCCGGGGTCTGCGCCGTACTGGTGTGGGCGGTCCTGCCGATCGGGATCGTGCAGTCGATGGCGTACAGCGAGTCGCTGTTCACGGCGCTCGCTGCCTGGTCGCTGTACGCGGTCCTGACCGGCCGCTGGCTGACCGCGGGCCTGCTGGCCTCGCTGGCCGGGCTGACCCGGCCGGTGGGCGCGGCGGTCGTTGCGGCCGTGTGGGTGACGGCGATCGCCTCTTTCGTACGGGAGCGGAGTGTGCCTGCCGAGGACGGCGCGTCCCGGTGGCGGCGCGCCCTGTCGATGCTGGTCGCGCCCCTCGGCGCGGCGGGATACGTCCTGTGGGTCGGCCGTCGCACGGGCGGGGGCCCGCTGGGCTATCTCGACGTCCAGGCGGGGTGGCGCAACGGCTTCGACGGTGGTTACGCCTTCGCCCGCTTCGTCGCCGACAAGTTCACCTCGTTCCCCTCGGCCCTGGCCGGGCTGGCCCTGATCGCGGGGGTCGGCCTGCTCGTACGGCTGTACGTGGTCTGCGTACGGCAGCGGCAGCCGTTGCCGCTCCTGGTGTACGCGGGGGTCGTCGCCGCTCTCGCGCTGTGCGCGTCGAGCTATTTCGGCTCGAAACCACGCCTTCTGCTGCCCGCCTTCCCCCTTCTCCTGCCCCTCGCCCTGGCCCTGGCGAGGCTGCGGACGTCCAGGTCCGCGTGGGTGCTGGGCGCTGTGGCGGTGGTGTCGGCGGCGTACGGCGCCTGGTGGCTGAACGGGAGCGGTCCGCCATGA
- the ctaD gene encoding aa3-type cytochrome oxidase subunit I has product MGTDTAQAALRPVPVKRPGRLVVDWLTTTDHKKIGHLYLITSFAFFLIGGLMALLMRAELARPGTQIIGNNTFNQMFTMHGTIMLLLFATPTFAGFANEIMPLQIGAPDVAFPRLNMLSYWLFLFGGLIVLGSLLVPGGPANFGWFAYAPLNSMERSPGIGADMWIMGLALAGFGTILGAVNFLTTIIGMRAPGMTMFRMPIFTWNTLFTSILILMAFPVLAAALLVLEADRRFGSQVFASANGGALLWQHLFWFFGHPEVYIIALPFFGIITEIIPVFSRKPIFGYLTLVGATMAITGLSVVVWAHHMFATGAVLLPFFSFVSFLIAVPTGVKFFNWTGTMLKGSLSFETPMLWATGFLVSFLFGGLTGVILASPPLDFHVTDTYFVVAHFHYVVFGTVVFATFAGFYFWWPKFTGKMLDERLGKVHFWTLFVGFHTTFLVQHWLGAEGMPRRYADYLAADGFTALNTLSSIGAFLLGMSTLPFLYNVWRTSRYGVPVDADDPWGFGRSLEWATSCPPPRHNFTTLPRIRSESPAFDLHHPRFAAITPPQTRSGQEDSPQIRFGQERPGAGPDEY; this is encoded by the coding sequence ATGGGGACGGACACCGCACAGGCGGCGCTACGGCCCGTACCGGTGAAGCGGCCGGGACGGCTGGTCGTGGACTGGCTGACCACCACCGACCACAAGAAGATCGGCCACCTCTACCTCATCACCTCGTTCGCCTTCTTCCTGATCGGCGGTCTGATGGCGCTGCTGATGCGGGCCGAGCTGGCACGGCCCGGTACGCAGATCATCGGCAACAACACGTTCAACCAGATGTTCACGATGCACGGCACGATCATGCTGCTGCTCTTCGCGACGCCGACCTTCGCCGGTTTCGCCAACGAGATCATGCCGCTGCAGATCGGCGCGCCCGACGTCGCCTTCCCCCGGCTGAACATGCTGTCGTACTGGCTGTTCCTCTTCGGCGGGCTGATCGTGCTGGGCTCGCTGCTGGTGCCCGGGGGCCCCGCGAACTTCGGCTGGTTCGCGTACGCGCCGCTGAACAGCATGGAGCGCTCGCCCGGGATCGGCGCCGACATGTGGATCATGGGGCTCGCGCTGGCCGGCTTCGGCACGATCCTCGGCGCGGTGAACTTCCTGACGACGATCATCGGGATGCGCGCCCCGGGCATGACGATGTTCCGGATGCCGATCTTCACGTGGAACACGCTGTTCACGTCGATCCTGATCCTGATGGCGTTCCCGGTGCTCGCCGCGGCGCTCCTGGTCCTTGAGGCGGACCGGCGGTTCGGCTCGCAGGTCTTCGCCTCGGCCAACGGCGGGGCGCTGCTGTGGCAGCACCTCTTCTGGTTCTTCGGGCATCCCGAGGTCTACATCATCGCGCTGCCGTTCTTCGGGATCATCACGGAGATCATCCCGGTCTTCAGCCGGAAGCCGATCTTCGGCTATCTGACGCTGGTCGGCGCCACGATGGCCATCACCGGTCTGTCCGTCGTCGTGTGGGCCCACCACATGTTCGCGACGGGCGCGGTGCTGCTGCCGTTCTTCTCGTTCGTGTCGTTCCTGATCGCGGTGCCCACCGGGGTGAAGTTCTTCAACTGGACCGGGACGATGCTGAAGGGGTCGCTGTCCTTCGAGACCCCCATGCTGTGGGCGACGGGCTTCCTGGTGTCGTTCCTGTTCGGCGGCCTCACCGGGGTCATCCTGGCCTCGCCGCCGCTGGACTTCCACGTCACGGACACGTACTTCGTGGTGGCGCACTTCCACTACGTGGTGTTCGGCACCGTCGTCTTCGCGACCTTCGCCGGCTTCTACTTCTGGTGGCCCAAGTTCACCGGCAAGATGCTCGACGAACGGCTCGGCAAGGTGCACTTCTGGACGCTCTTCGTGGGCTTCCACACCACGTTCCTGGTGCAGCACTGGCTGGGCGCGGAGGGCATGCCGCGCCGCTACGCGGACTATCTGGCGGCCGACGGGTTCACCGCGCTCAACACCCTCTCCTCGATCGGCGCGTTCCTGCTGGGCATGTCGACCCTGCCGTTCCTCTACAACGTCTGGAGGACGTCCCGGTACGGCGTGCCGGTCGACGCCGACGACCCCTGGGGCTTCGGCCGCTCCCTGGAGTGGGCGACCTCGTGCCCGCCGCCGCGGCACAACTTCACCACGCTGCCCCGGATCCGTTCCGAGTCACCGGCGTTCGACCTGCACCATCCGCGGTTCGCGGCGATCACCCCGCCCCAGACCCGCTCCGGCCAGGAGGACAGCCCGCAGATCCGCTTCGGCCAGGAGCGTCCGGGAGCCGGCCCCGATGAGTACTGA
- a CDS encoding glycosyltransferase family 4 protein has translation MQISFLIHNAYGIGGTIRTTYNLANTLAEQHDVEIVSVLRHRDEPVFARNPRVRLRHLVDLRKSSPGYEGDDPEYRKPARVFPRGELRYEQYSALTDRRIAEHLSTTDADVVVGTRPGLNVHLARDTRPGPARVGQEHLTLDSHSVGLRTQLRGAYPRLDAVTTTTEADAAAYRTKMRLPGVRVEAVPNSVPAPAIEPADGSGKWVVAAGRLAPVKRYDLLIRAFDLVRAERPDWRLRIYGSGKQKDKLRHLIDELGLYNHVLLMGAAHPIEPEWAKGSIAAVTSSLESFGMTIVEAMRCGLPVVSTDCPHGPGEIIDNGVDGRLVQVGNVQAIAGGLLELINDDALRRQMADAALKDSERFDPQRIAERYESLFSGLVSRGGTSKIGRVRGSLHRTRGALLGGAYAVRDAGLTVFGKERSA, from the coding sequence ATGCAGATTTCTTTCCTTATTCACAACGCCTACGGAATCGGTGGGACGATCCGGACGACGTACAACCTCGCGAACACCCTGGCCGAACAGCACGACGTGGAGATCGTCTCCGTCCTCCGCCACCGCGACGAGCCGGTCTTCGCACGGAACCCGCGGGTACGCCTGCGCCACCTCGTCGATCTGCGCAAGAGCAGTCCCGGATACGAGGGCGACGACCCCGAGTACCGGAAACCGGCCCGGGTCTTCCCGAGGGGAGAGCTCCGCTACGAGCAGTACAGCGCCCTGACCGACCGCCGTATCGCCGAGCACCTCTCCACGACCGACGCCGATGTCGTGGTCGGCACCCGGCCGGGCCTGAACGTGCACCTGGCCCGTGACACCAGGCCCGGCCCGGCCCGCGTCGGCCAGGAACACCTCACCCTCGACAGCCACTCCGTCGGGCTGCGCACCCAGCTGCGCGGCGCCTACCCGCGCCTCGACGCGGTCACCACGACCACGGAGGCGGACGCCGCCGCGTACCGCACGAAGATGCGGCTGCCCGGGGTGCGGGTCGAGGCCGTGCCCAACTCGGTGCCCGCGCCCGCCATCGAGCCCGCGGACGGCAGCGGGAAATGGGTCGTCGCGGCCGGCCGGCTCGCCCCGGTCAAGCGGTACGACCTGCTGATCAGGGCCTTCGACCTGGTGCGCGCCGAGCGGCCCGACTGGCGCCTGAGGATCTACGGCAGCGGGAAGCAGAAGGACAAACTGCGCCACCTCATCGACGAGCTCGGCCTCTACAACCACGTACTGCTGATGGGGGCGGCCCATCCCATCGAGCCGGAGTGGGCCAAGGGCTCCATCGCCGCCGTCACCTCCAGCCTCGAATCCTTCGGCATGACCATCGTCGAGGCCATGCGCTGCGGCCTGCCCGTCGTCTCCACCGACTGCCCGCACGGCCCGGGGGAGATCATCGACAACGGCGTGGACGGACGCCTCGTGCAGGTCGGGAACGTCCAGGCCATCGCGGGCGGCCTGCTCGAACTCATCAACGACGACGCGCTGCGCCGGCAGATGGCGGACGCGGCGCTCAAGGACTCCGAGCGCTTCGACCCGCAACGGATCGCCGAACGCTACGAATCGCTCTTCAGCGGTCTCGTCTCGCGCGGCGGCACCTCGAAGATCGGCCGGGTGCGCGGCTCGCTGCACCGCACCCGAGGGGCCCTGCTCGGCGGCGCGTACGCCGTGCGGGACGCCGGACTCACCGTATTCGGAAAGGAGCGTTCCGCATGA
- a CDS encoding I78 family peptidase inhibitor has product MAPIPTPPAEPSDTPDAYVGLDAGGAERQARARGWSTVRSLPPGAIITMEYLSGRLNFEVAQDGRVTRCWKG; this is encoded by the coding sequence ATGGCACCGATTCCCACTCCGCCTGCGGAGCCCTCCGACACCCCGGACGCGTACGTCGGCCTCGATGCCGGGGGCGCGGAGCGGCAGGCTCGTGCGCGCGGCTGGTCGACCGTGCGGTCGTTGCCGCCGGGCGCGATCATCACGATGGAGTACCTGTCGGGGCGGCTGAACTTCGAGGTCGCGCAGGACGGCCGGGTCACGCGCTGCTGGAAGGGGTGA
- a CDS encoding cell division protein SepF, with amino-acid sequence MGSVRKASAWLGLVDDNDDERYYDDDYAEGSETGSREVWVTDPRVKVASEAAEEKGRRIGTVTPDSFRDARGIGELFRDGVPVIMNLTAMEAADAKRVVDFAAGLIFGLRGSIERVSNRVFLLTPADTEIVSGEPAARRTDGFFNQS; translated from the coding sequence ATGGGATCGGTGCGCAAGGCGAGTGCCTGGCTTGGCCTCGTCGACGACAACGATGACGAGCGTTACTACGACGACGACTACGCCGAAGGATCCGAGACCGGGAGCCGGGAGGTCTGGGTCACGGATCCTCGGGTCAAGGTGGCATCGGAGGCCGCCGAGGAGAAGGGCCGCCGGATTGGCACGGTCACCCCGGACAGCTTCCGGGACGCCCGTGGCATCGGTGAACTGTTCCGCGACGGCGTGCCCGTCATCATGAACCTCACGGCCATGGAGGCCGCCGACGCCAAGCGCGTCGTCGACTTCGCGGCCGGCCTGATCTTCGGCCTGCGCGGCTCGATCGAGCGCGTGTCGAACCGGGTCTTCCTGCTGACCCCCGCCGACACGGAGATCGTCAGCGGGGAACCGGCCGCCCGTCGCACGGACGGCTTCTTCAACCAGAGCTAG
- a CDS encoding acyl-CoA dehydrogenase family protein — protein sequence MSPKLPPFDPADPLGVDDLLSVEDLAVRDTVRAWAADRVLPHVAEWYERGELAGIRELARELGGIGALGMSLDGYGCAGASAVQYGLACLELEAADSGIRSLVSVQGSLAMYAIHRFGSEEQKQAWLPRMAAGEVIGCFGLTEPDHGSDPAGMRTYAARDGGDWILTGRKMWITNGSVAGVAVVWARTDDGIRGFVVPTDLPGFSAPEIKHKWSLRASVTSELVLDGVRLPADAVLPEVTGLKGPLSCLSHARYGIVWGSMGAARASFEAAVEYAKTREQFGRPIGGFQLTQAKLADMAVELHKGILLAHHLGRRMDAGRLRPEQVSFGKLNNVREAIDICRTARTILGANGISLEYPVMRHATNLESVLTYEGTVEMHQLVLGKALTGLDAFR from the coding sequence ATGTCCCCGAAGTTGCCGCCGTTCGATCCCGCCGATCCGCTCGGTGTCGACGATCTGCTGAGCGTGGAGGACCTGGCGGTCAGGGACACCGTGCGGGCCTGGGCCGCGGACCGGGTGCTGCCCCATGTCGCCGAGTGGTACGAGCGGGGGGAACTGGCCGGGATCCGGGAACTGGCGCGGGAGCTGGGCGGCATCGGCGCCCTCGGGATGTCGCTCGACGGCTACGGGTGCGCCGGGGCCTCCGCCGTGCAGTACGGCCTCGCCTGTCTGGAACTGGAGGCGGCCGACTCCGGCATCCGCTCGCTCGTCTCCGTGCAGGGCTCGCTCGCGATGTACGCGATCCACCGGTTCGGCAGCGAGGAACAGAAGCAGGCCTGGCTGCCGAGGATGGCGGCCGGCGAGGTCATCGGCTGCTTCGGGCTGACCGAGCCCGACCACGGGTCCGACCCCGCGGGCATGCGCACGTACGCCGCGCGGGACGGCGGCGACTGGATCCTCACCGGACGCAAGATGTGGATCACCAACGGATCCGTGGCGGGCGTCGCCGTCGTCTGGGCGCGGACCGACGACGGGATCCGCGGGTTCGTCGTGCCGACCGACCTCCCCGGCTTCTCCGCACCGGAGATCAAGCACAAGTGGTCACTGCGGGCGTCGGTCACCAGCGAGCTGGTCCTCGACGGCGTACGGCTGCCCGCCGACGCCGTACTGCCGGAGGTCACCGGCCTCAAGGGGCCGCTCAGCTGTCTGTCCCACGCCCGCTACGGGATCGTCTGGGGCTCGATGGGGGCCGCGCGGGCGAGTTTCGAGGCGGCCGTGGAGTACGCGAAGACGCGTGAGCAGTTCGGGCGGCCCATCGGCGGATTCCAGCTCACCCAGGCCAAGCTCGCCGACATGGCGGTCGAGCTGCACAAGGGGATTCTGCTGGCCCACCACCTGGGCCGGCGGATGGACGCGGGACGGCTCCGTCCCGAACAGGTCAGTTTCGGCAAGCTCAACAACGTACGGGAGGCGATCGACATCTGCCGTACCGCACGGACGATCCTCGGCGCCAATGGGATCTCGCTCGAATACCCCGTGATGCGCCACGCGACGAACCTCGAATCGGTGCTGACCTACGAGGGCACCGTCGAGATGCATCAACTGGTACTGGGCAAGGCGCTCACCGGTCTCGACGCGTTCCGGTAG
- a CDS encoding phosphatase PAP2 family protein: MRTERKLTRLDRVFARLDREPERPAHIDVPRMSRHRVVLFASTLAFYAAIVWAVVITSWLVRLDWQVMFFRPYQQWPEIHAFLDYYVVLGQRGPTAVMIAAWLGWRSWRQHTLRPLLTLGASLLLLNLTVGAAKISMGRLGPHYATSVGSNEMWLGGDIFPSGHTANAVVTWGILAYLASTPGARRWLSAFSAVVSLGVGLTTVYLGTHWLSDVVLGWVAGLLILLALPWFEPLIARAETGIFDLRDAWRDRRRGAAPAEVPVPLTPIGGSAGEQEPVVREPVAASRPPRPPGHLAPGPHLSRSERTPVTPLGSRRPPQADRVTRGTASARPLAGG, encoded by the coding sequence GTGCGTACCGAACGAAAGCTGACTCGTCTGGACCGGGTCTTCGCCCGGCTGGACCGTGAGCCGGAACGACCGGCCCACATCGACGTGCCCAGGATGAGCCGGCACCGAGTGGTCCTCTTCGCGTCCACGCTCGCCTTCTACGCGGCCATCGTGTGGGCCGTCGTGATCACCTCGTGGCTGGTCCGGCTCGACTGGCAGGTCATGTTCTTCAGGCCGTACCAGCAGTGGCCGGAGATCCACGCGTTCCTCGACTACTACGTGGTGCTGGGCCAGCGCGGCCCCACCGCCGTGATGATCGCGGCCTGGCTGGGCTGGCGCTCCTGGCGGCAGCACACGCTGCGCCCGCTGCTCACGCTGGGCGCCTCGCTGCTGCTCCTGAACCTCACGGTCGGCGCGGCCAAGATCAGCATGGGCCGCCTCGGTCCGCACTACGCGACCAGCGTCGGCTCGAACGAGATGTGGCTGGGCGGCGACATATTTCCTTCGGGTCACACCGCCAACGCCGTCGTGACCTGGGGCATCCTGGCCTATCTGGCCTCGACGCCGGGCGCCCGCCGCTGGCTGTCGGCCTTCTCCGCCGTGGTCTCCCTCGGCGTCGGCCTGACCACCGTGTACCTCGGTACGCACTGGCTGAGCGACGTGGTGCTCGGCTGGGTCGCGGGACTGCTGATCCTGCTGGCGCTGCCCTGGTTCGAGCCGCTGATCGCGCGTGCCGAGACCGGCATCTTCGACCTGCGTGACGCCTGGCGCGACCGCCGGCGTGGCGCGGCTCCGGCCGAGGTGCCCGTGCCCCTCACCCCGATCGGCGGCTCCGCCGGTGAGCAGGAGCCGGTGGTGCGTGAGCCGGTGGCCGCGTCACGGCCGCCCCGGCCGCCGGGGCATCTGGCCCCCGGGCCGCATCTGAGCCGTTCGGAGCGCACGCCGGTGACACCGCTCGGCAGCCGTCGGCCGCCGCAGGCGGACCGGGTGACACGCGGGACGGCGTCCGCGCGGCCCCTCGCGGGGGGCTGA
- a CDS encoding MFS transporter produces MSGTTTAAARRRRETGAGADRWVVLVVLCVSLLLVAVDATVLHVAVPAVTEDLTPGAIELLWIVDVYPLVCASLLILFGTLGDRIGRRRVLLLGYALFGVASAAAALADSAQVLIAARALLGVGGAMIMPATLSILRQVFPARRERALAIGVWSAVAAVGAAVGPLLGGFLLEHFWWGSVFLINIPLMLVSLPVGRLLLPESKGERDGPWDVVGALMAAAGLFGVVLGVKRLGGGEDPLSVFTAVPLLAGAGLLVAFVRRQRRRRHPLIDLTMFSRPAFSTSVGCIVLAMLALVGLELIAAQYLQLVLGLSPLETGLRLVPLTVAAMAAGLAGAKLLQCFGPRTMVCAGFCLTAAAVVTLTAMGAEDNAPLLLTGFVMLGFGLEVTLFGAYESMLSEAPPEQAGGAAAIGETSYQLGAGIGIALLGSVMNAAYAPGLASVSGVPPRDTAAAGHSLGEAYEVAARLGGGSGEALRSAARHAFVHGLHVTLVVSAGLLLVGAAMALRLPRAMECAEPSRAEVPGPREAGAGAPVRVESVR; encoded by the coding sequence ATGTCCGGGACGACCACGGCCGCCGCGCGTCGCCGTCGGGAGACCGGGGCCGGTGCAGACCGCTGGGTCGTCCTTGTGGTGCTGTGCGTCAGCCTGCTCCTGGTCGCCGTCGACGCCACCGTGCTCCACGTCGCCGTGCCCGCCGTCACCGAGGACCTCACGCCCGGCGCGATAGAGTTGCTCTGGATCGTCGACGTCTACCCGCTCGTCTGCGCCTCGCTCCTCATCCTCTTCGGCACCCTGGGCGACCGGATCGGCCGCAGACGCGTCCTCCTCCTCGGATACGCGCTCTTCGGCGTCGCGTCCGCCGCCGCGGCCCTCGCCGACAGCGCGCAGGTGCTGATCGCGGCGCGCGCCCTGCTCGGCGTCGGCGGCGCGATGATCATGCCCGCGACGCTGTCCATCCTGCGGCAGGTCTTTCCCGCCCGGCGCGAGCGGGCCCTCGCGATCGGCGTCTGGAGCGCGGTCGCCGCGGTGGGCGCGGCCGTCGGACCGCTCCTCGGCGGATTCCTCCTGGAGCACTTCTGGTGGGGCTCGGTCTTCCTCATCAACATCCCCCTGATGCTCGTCAGCCTGCCCGTCGGACGGCTCCTGCTGCCCGAGTCGAAGGGCGAGCGCGACGGGCCGTGGGACGTCGTCGGCGCGCTGATGGCCGCGGCCGGTCTCTTCGGCGTGGTTCTCGGTGTGAAGCGGCTCGGCGGCGGCGAGGACCCGCTGAGCGTGTTCACGGCGGTGCCGCTGCTGGCGGGGGCCGGGCTGCTCGTCGCCTTCGTACGGCGGCAGCGGCGCCGCCGGCATCCGCTGATCGACCTCACGATGTTCTCCCGGCCCGCCTTCAGCACCTCTGTCGGCTGCATCGTGCTGGCGATGCTCGCGCTGGTCGGACTCGAACTGATCGCCGCGCAGTATCTGCAGCTCGTCCTCGGCCTCTCCCCGCTGGAGACCGGGCTGCGGCTGGTGCCGCTCACCGTCGCGGCGATGGCCGCCGGGCTCGCCGGGGCGAAGCTGCTGCAGTGCTTCGGGCCGCGGACCATGGTGTGCGCCGGCTTCTGCCTCACCGCCGCCGCGGTCGTCACCCTGACGGCGATGGGCGCCGAGGACAACGCCCCGCTGCTGCTGACCGGGTTCGTGATGCTCGGCTTCGGCCTTGAGGTCACCCTCTTCGGCGCGTACGAGTCGATGCTGAGCGAGGCTCCGCCGGAACAGGCCGGCGGGGCGGCGGCGATCGGCGAGACCTCGTACCAGCTCGGGGCGGGGATCGGGATCGCGCTCCTCGGGAGCGTGATGAACGCGGCGTACGCGCCCGGCCTCGCGTCCGTCTCCGGGGTGCCTCCGCGCGACACCGCCGCGGCGGGGCATTCGCTGGGGGAGGCGTACGAGGTGGCCGCGCGGCTCGGCGGGGGGTCGGGGGAGGCGCTGCGGTCCGCCGCGCGGCACGCGTTCGTGCACGGCTTGCATGTGACGTTGGTGGTCAGTGCGGGGCTGTTGCTGGTGGGGGCGGCGATGGCGCTGCGGCTGCCGCGGGCGATGGAGTGCGCGGAGCCCTCCCGGGCGGAGGTGCCGGGGCCTCGGGAGGCGGGGGCCGGTGCGCCCGTGCGGGTGGAGTCTGTGCGCTGA
- a CDS encoding DUF1684 domain-containing protein: protein MPGCCGRLRRFRQGVRRLSLPFPAPRGARRAGARTTVDLHRALLPPCVFADPFVCPCPPPRNTLGAEIAAGERGDQRR from the coding sequence GTGCCGGGGTGCTGTGGGCGTCTTCGGCGCTTCCGCCAGGGGGTACGGCGGTTGTCGCTTCCGTTTCCCGCGCCCCGCGGAGCCCGACGCGCGGGGGCGCGCACGACGGTGGACCTCCATCGGGCCCTGCTCCCGCCGTGCGTATTCGCGGACCCCTTCGTCTGCCCGTGCCCGCCGCCGCGGAATACCCTGGGCGCGGAGATTGCGGCCGGAGAGCGCGGAGATCAACGTCGCTGA
- a CDS encoding DUF5685 family protein, with product MFGIVRPCRHRLGENLKTQWMAHLCGLCLALRGDHGQFARVVTNYDGLLISVLTEAQAAPGTEWRRTAGPCPLRGMRSASVAQGEGARLAAAVSLVLASAKMRDHLADGDGLLARRPVALAARRVATNWSRAGARTGSAVGFDTAVLVDAVDRQVGIETLAGIGTPLLTVTEPTESATAAAFAHTAVLAGRPANAAPLAEAGRLFGRLAHLLDAVEDRAADAAAGAWNPLTATGASPAEARRLADDALHGIRLALRDVEFTDAKLAHVLLVHELRNSVDRVFGTASCSHGTSHGTSHGNPYAPPEPPRRDRRRGLLAGCAVWMGLACTCQLCCGEYHDPWSGEQKPGFCQRCDNCDGCDGCCDCCDCCDGCDCCCDGCSCDC from the coding sequence GTGTTCGGAATCGTCAGGCCCTGCCGTCACCGGCTGGGAGAGAACCTCAAAACCCAATGGATGGCGCATTTGTGCGGGCTTTGTCTCGCGCTGCGCGGGGATCACGGGCAGTTCGCGCGAGTCGTCACCAACTACGACGGCTTGCTGATATCGGTTCTGACGGAGGCTCAGGCCGCACCGGGAACGGAATGGCGGCGTACCGCGGGGCCGTGTCCGCTGCGCGGAATGCGGAGCGCGTCGGTAGCTCAGGGTGAGGGCGCACGGCTCGCCGCCGCCGTTTCGCTGGTGCTCGCCTCGGCGAAGATGCGCGATCACCTGGCCGACGGGGACGGGCTGCTGGCGCGCCGTCCGGTGGCGCTCGCGGCGCGCCGCGTTGCCACGAACTGGAGCCGGGCGGGCGCGAGGACCGGCTCGGCCGTCGGGTTCGACACCGCGGTGCTGGTCGACGCCGTGGACCGGCAGGTCGGCATCGAGACGCTCGCCGGGATCGGCACGCCGCTGCTGACCGTCACCGAGCCGACCGAGTCCGCGACCGCCGCGGCCTTCGCGCACACCGCGGTCCTGGCCGGCCGGCCCGCCAACGCGGCACCGCTCGCCGAGGCCGGCCGGCTCTTCGGCAGGCTCGCCCATCTGCTGGACGCGGTGGAGGACCGGGCGGCCGATGCCGCGGCGGGCGCCTGGAATCCGCTGACGGCCACCGGGGCATCCCCGGCGGAGGCCCGGCGGCTCGCCGACGACGCGCTGCACGGGATACGGCTCGCGCTGCGGGACGTGGAGTTCACGGACGCGAAGCTGGCGCACGTGCTGCTCGTGCACGAGCTGCGGAACTCGGTGGACCGGGTGTTCGGAACGGCGTCCTGCTCGCACGGCACGTCACACGGCACGTCGCACGGCAACCCGTACGCGCCGCCCGAGCCGCCGCGGCGCGACCGGCGGCGGGGGCTGCTCGCGGGGTGCGCGGTGTGGATGGGACTGGCCTGTACGTGCCAGCTGTGCTGCGGGGAGTACCACGATCCATGGTCGGGGGAGCAGAAGCCGGGGTTTTGTCAGCGGTGCGACAACTGCGACGGGTGCGATGGGTGTTGCGACTGCTGCGACTGCTGTGACGGGTGCGATTGCTGTTGCGACGGTTGCTCTTGCGACTGCTGA